A region from the Corylus avellana chromosome ca7, CavTom2PMs-1.0 genome encodes:
- the LOC132186031 gene encoding small ribosomal subunit protein bTHXc isoform X2 yields the protein MASLLLGSLPIPSLAPNLSLSESETLSLPKSKCPNSISLSATSPTPPLIYCGRGDRKTAKGKRFAHSFGNARPRDKKKGRGPPKPPVPPSQPKKDRFDDD from the exons ATGGCGTCTCTGCTTCTGGGATCACTTCCAATTCCATCTCTGGCCCCCAATTTATCGTTGTCTGAGTCAGAAACCCTTTCtcttccaaaatccaaatgcCCCAATTCTATTTCGCTCTCTGCAACCAGTCCAACGCCACCATTAA TTTACTGTGGCAGAGGTGACAGAAAGACAGCCAAAGGCAAGCGCTTTGCGCACTCCTTTGGAAAT GCGAGGCCACGGGACAAGAAGAAGGGGAGGGGTCCACCGAAGCCTCCGGTGCCTCCGTCGCAGCCTAAGAAAGATCGGTTCGATGATGATTAG